The Pseudomonadota bacterium genome has a segment encoding these proteins:
- a CDS encoding response regulator transcription factor gives MNSTKTNPIRVLIADDHDIVRQGIKTIISDVSDIIIAGEAESGDEVLKKFVELDVDVVIMDYDMPDRNGLDTLIELKAINPQLPVIILSMFPEDHYGVRFLKAGASGYLGKSNVTQQLVEAIRRVVDGHKYISPSLADKLVSELNKDSERPLHENLTDREFQVFHLIATGKRLKAIAEEL, from the coding sequence ATGAATTCAACAAAAACAAATCCTATTAGGGTTCTGATAGCCGACGATCACGACATTGTTCGTCAGGGAATCAAAACGATTATTTCTGATGTTTCAGATATTATTATTGCCGGCGAAGCTGAGAGCGGTGATGAAGTGCTCAAGAAATTTGTGGAGCTGGATGTTGATGTTGTCATTATGGATTACGATATGCCCGATAGAAATGGCTTGGATACATTGATTGAGTTGAAGGCCATAAACCCTCAATTACCCGTCATCATTTTAAGTATGTTTCCCGAAGATCACTATGGAGTTCGGTTTCTGAAGGCAGGGGCATCCGGGTATTTGGGTAAATCCAATGTTACCCAACAGTTGGTCGAAGCGATTAGAAGAGTTGTCGACGGCCACAAATATATTTCTCCCAGCCTTGCAGATAAATTGGTTTCAGAGCTGAACAAAGACTCTGAAAGACCTCTCCACGAAAACCTCACAGACCGGGAATTTCAAGTGTTCCACTTGATCGCAACGGGTAAAAGACTAAAAGCAATCGCAGAAGAACTT
- a CDS encoding ATP-binding protein, with protein sequence SIVDLIDDTIKSVQGIAMELRPPILDAFGLYEALAWQAGEYEKRYGIQFDLNFPQKHVGLDKDLEVTLFRIFQESVTNVVRHSEANQVEVEVLHKSGQLVMKIRDNGIGIKQDKVKDSHSIGLIGIRERVRSWGGEVQFLGTDGKGTTVEVRIPIANK encoded by the coding sequence ACTCTATCGTGGATTTGATAGATGACACTATTAAGTCGGTTCAAGGGATCGCAATGGAATTGCGCCCGCCTATTCTGGATGCGTTTGGTTTGTATGAAGCTCTTGCCTGGCAGGCGGGTGAATATGAAAAAAGATATGGAATTCAATTTGACTTAAATTTTCCTCAGAAGCACGTTGGGCTGGACAAGGATCTAGAGGTCACTTTGTTTCGCATTTTTCAAGAGTCTGTTACCAATGTAGTGCGGCATTCTGAAGCGAACCAAGTTGAAGTTGAAGTGCTTCATAAAAGCGGACAATTGGTGATGAAGATTCGGGACAATGGAATTGGAATTAAACAAGATAAGGTTAAAGATTCGCATTCCATAGGGCTTATTGGGATTCGAGAGCGAGTCCGGTCCTGGGGTGGAGAAGTTCAATTCTTGGGTACAGATGGAAAAGGGACCACTGTGGAAGTCCGAATTCCCATAGCCAATAAATGA